The following nucleotide sequence is from Dehalococcoidia bacterium.
GACTCATTACTACGACCACATGCCATTCGCCACCGAGCGCTGGAACAGCAATGCACTCGGCGGGGAATACGCAGAGGTTGCACGCGGTCTGGGCGCCTACGGCGAGAAGGTATCCGATCCTGCTGAGATCGCACCTGCGATACAGCGTGCGCTCGCCGCGAATCGGGAAGGGCAGCCAGCTCTCCTCGAGATGAAGTCCAAGGAAGAGGAGAACATCTCCCGCTACTGGCGCTAGGCTTAACGACCATCGAAAACTAAGGGGCGGTCCTCGTGGCCGCCCCTTTTGGTTTAGGCGTGATAAGCTTCGATTCTGAATCTCTTCTCAAAATCACTTTGAGGAACGCCAGACATGGCCCGTGTCGTCCGCAGGTTAAATTACGCCCACGTCATTCTCGCCGTGGGCTTCGCCGTCCTCTTCTTTGGCACTGGGACTCGCTATGTATTCGGCCTGGTTCTCGTACCTATGACGGAGGAGCTGGATCTGAGCAGATCTACCCACTCTTCGGCCCTTCTGGTTTTCATGCTTGTGTCCGCCGCTGCTATGCCATTCATTGGCAGGATGATCGATAGACACAGTATCAAGGCAGTCATGGCCGTTGGAGCAGTCCTCAGCGCCTCGGCTATCGCGCTCATGGGTGCAGTCAACTCCGCATGGCAACTCTTCGCCATATACGGTCTGCTCTATGCCGTGGGATTCGCAGCTACCTCCGTGGCGCCGGTTAGCGTGTTAATGAGCAGGTGGTTTCCCAACAACACAGGACTGGCTTCGAGCGCCGCCATTACCGGGAATGGCACAGGTCAACTGGTCATCATCGCGTTGCTCACTTCGTTCCTGTCCGACATCGGGTGGAGGCGGGCATACTTCATTCTAGGAATGGCCAATGCCGCAGTAGTCATCCCCTTGGTGCTGCTCTTCGTCCGATCAGGTCAGGCGCTGACTGCCGACAGACCTGACTCCGGAGTTGCTGACGAAGGGAGTTCGTCAATACGGGAAGTACTGAAGGCCCGTGACTTCTGGCTTGTGACGATCATGTACACCGTCTGCGGATACATAGTCGCTTTCGCCCAGGACAGGGGAGTGGGCGATTTCCTGTCAGGCAACATTCTGGCATTCATGGGGCTGGCTGCACTGATTGGAGTCCTGCTCTCGGGTGGCCTGGCCGACAAACATGGGGCGTGTCGACCAACGCTGCTGTGCTTCGCATTGAGGATCGGCCTGTTTGGATACATCGTCTTCATGCAGGACGCAGTCAGCATCGCCGCAGTCGCGCTCGTCTACGGATTTACTTTCACTATGACTGCCCCGCTCACAGTGGTGTTCGCGGGCAACATATTCGGGAGGGCCAGGCTCGGAAGCGTCAGTGGACTGATAAACATGGTCCACCAGGTCGCTGGTGGTCTCGGAGCGCTGGTAGGGGCCCTGATATTCGACGCAACTGGCAGCTACACTGGCGCATTCGTTCTTATGTTCGCGTTCTCAGTGCTTGCAGCAGTCTCCACTGCGATGATCAGGGAGAGGCCGTACACTGGGTCCCTTAGAGCGGTCCCGGCGTGCTGAAGTCGGTCACCTTGAACCCAGCCTCCTCTACTTGCCTCGCCAAACGGCCAAATCTAATCAGCGGGTAGTCGCTGCCGAGCAGCACCTTTTCAGTCCCTACTAGTGCTGAGACTGTCTCGTAAACGCTGGCGTCATATAGGAACGGAGACGCCGCAGTGTCGAACCACACATTTCGGAGTGCCACTTGGACTTCCGGCATAAGTGCATAAAAGGGAAGGCCACCACCCCAGTGAGCGCAGACGATCTTTACGTTCGGATAAGCGCGGGCATTCTCGATGAACCGCATCAGCACATCTGGTGTTGTCCGACCCTTGCCTTGATACTGGTGTCCAACCGGCTCCGATGAGTGAGTCGTGACGGCAAAGCTGTGCTCGTTGGCCACTTCCAGGATTGGCCGCATTGTGTCGGCGTCGCCAAGGTCAAAGCCCTGGGTGTCCGGATGCAGCTCACCCAGACCTCTGAGTCCCAGTAGAGCGCAGCGTTCCAACTCACGTGCTGCATTGACTCCCCAGTATGGGTTGACCGATCCAAACCCGATGAGGCGGGTAGGGTGCGATCTTACGGCCTCAGCAATGTAGTCGTTGCACCGGCGAGCAAGGTCGATGTCAGTCCATCCGTACCCCATGACCACAGACCGGTCGACGCCGTCCTCGTCCATCGCCGCGATCAGGTCTTCAGCAGTCGCCAATCTCGCCCTGGGATCTGAGAATAACTCGCGAAATGTGGCGTCCCGGTTCGTCCATGGCTGACGCTCATGTATCAGCCACGGTGGAACGATGTGGGTGTGGAAGTCGGTGACCAACGCTACTGCGCCGTCATGCCTCCGTCTATGACCAACTCGGAACCCGTCATGTATGACGACTCATCCGATGCCAGGAAGAGGATACCCCGTGCGATCTCCATTGCGTCACCCATCCTGCCCATCGGGATGCGCTCTAGCATGAAGTTAAGCCGCCCCTCTTCTTCTGCACCCGGTCGCGTCATCGGGGTTAGCATGAATCCCGGATGGACCGAGTTCACCCTGATCCCGTCCCTGGCAAGCTGAATCGCGGCCGACTTGGTGAAGATACGGGATGCTCCCTTAGCTGCGTGGTACGCCGTGGACCCAATGCTGCCGACGATGCCGTAGATGGATGAGATGTTGATGATCGATCCCCCACCCGCGGCCCGCATGTGAGGAATAGCGTGCTTGGTGCCCAGGAAGACGCCCTTGCCGTGAACGTCCATCTGTCCCTGCCATATTTCCTCAGTGGTCTCTTCCACAGTTGGACGGCCACCCGTCCCGGCATTGTTTACGAGGATATTGAGGCTGCCATAGGCAGAGACGGTCGCCTCTATTGCCTCCTGCCACTCGCTCTCGTCAGTGACGTCAAGGCGTCTGAACATCACGTCGTGACCGGCATCGCGCAGTTGGGCGACAGTTCGTTCCCCAGACTCTACGTCGATGTCAGTCAGCATGACCTTGGCGCCCTCTTCGGCGAACAGCCACGCCGACGCGCCGCCGAAGCCCATGAGCTCGCCCTTCACACCATGAGCGGCACCAGTGATAAGCGCGACCCTGTTCTCAAGCCTCATTCCGTTCACCTCCAGTAAGACGGCTGGGGCCGATTATATCAGTTGTCCAGCCACACAGGACGTGCTAGAGTCCGGCCATGCAGGCCTCTCCCGTTGTCGAAGTAAATGAACTCTCCTTCAGCTACGGCACGAACCAGGTCTTAAACGGCCTGTCACTGTCAGTGAAGGAGGGTGAGATCTTTGGCGTGCTTGGCGCCAATGGCTCTGGCAAGACAACCCTCATGCGAATAATGGTCGGCCTTCTCAGTCGAGACGGCGGCACACTCGAAGTCTATGGTGAGTCTCCCTCTCCCCAGCAGGCAGGCCAAGTCGGTTACATGCCCCAGCTCAACGCGCTCTACCAGGAGCTCTCAGTAAGGGAAAACGTCGACTTCTTCGCACGTATGTATGGCATGTCGGACCGCGGCTCCCGTGCACAGTCCGTGGCGGACGCGATAGAACTTGTGGGCCTCACTTCCCAGATTGGAGAGCCAGTCCTGAAACTCAGCGGCGGCATGCGCCAGCGCGTCAGCCTGGCAATCACTTTGGTCCACAGGCCGTCGTTGCTGCTTCTGGACGAACCAACCGTTGGGCTAGATCCAGACCTCAGGGTTATGTTCTGGGAACACTTCAGAAGAATGGCTGAGTCAGGCACCACGATAATCATATCCAGCCATACGATGGACGATGCTGCACACTGCGACCGCCTCGCGTTTCTCAGAGACGGTAGAGTCATCGCTCTTGATACGCCTTCGGCACTGAGGGCGGCAAGCGGACGGCCAGATGATTCCCTGGAGGATGCGTTCATACACTTCCTTCGGATGTCGGACGACTGATGTCCACCGACCGCGTCCTTGCCATAACCGAACGGATCATCCGCCAGATCCTGCGTGACAGACGCTCAATCGGACTGCTGATAATCGGACCGCTTATCGTTATGTCCCTGGTCGGCTTCAGCCTGTACGACCAGCGAACTATACTCGACCGTGTTGCCCCCGGACTGCTTGCCGTCTTCGCTCTCTTCTTTACGTTCATACTGACCGGCGTTGGATTCCTGAGAGAACGGGCACAGGGAACACTCGAACGCCTCCAGACCACCCTGGTCGGCAGCTTCGACATCATGCTCGGATACATGCTGGGCTTCCTGATCTTCGCCATTGTGCAGACCATCGTAATATTCACGTTCACGGTCTTCGCACTACGAATAGACTACAGCGGCAGCCTGTGGGAGATCGGAGTCGTCCTATTCCTTGTAGTGACCGTTGCCGTCAGTTTGGGCATCTTCATATCCAGCTTTGCCAGCAACGAATTCCAGGTCGTCCAGTTCATCCCGATAGTTCTCGCGCCCCAGATTTTCCTGTCCGGCGTCATCATCCCTGTCGACCAGATGCCGCAGCTCTTCGAGTGGCTGTCTCTTGTGCTGCCCCTTACCTACGCTGTCGAGGCACTGCGCGAGATCATGCTGCGCGGGACTGACCTTGCTGCGCTGTGGGGAAATCTGGTCGCTCTTGCCGTCTTCTCATTGGCGCTCCTTGCCGCTGCGGTAGCAACGCTGAGGCGCTAGGCTTTAGCATAGATGCGAACGAAGACACTGCTCCGGCTCGCCTTGATCGTGACAGTCGGGGCGGCACTTGGAGTCCTGGTGCGCCAGATGTCCATCCTCGACCGAATCATGGTGTACTTCCCCGAGCGCGCCATCTCGGCAACCCCTGCCGAAGTCGGCCTCGAGTACAGCGATGTCTACCTGACAACAAGTGATGGCGTCCGAATTCACGGCTGGCACGTGCCGGGTGAGTCCAGAACGACACTGCTGTGGCTGCATGGAAACGCCGGGAACATCGGCAATAGGGTGGACAACATCGCAGTCCTCAATCGGTTTACTGGCCTAAGTGTGATGATCATCGACTACAGGGGTTACGGGCTAAGCCAGGGCAGTCCGTCGGAGAGGGGACTCTACCTCGATGCAGAGGCCGCCCTCGAGTACCTAACTTCGGAAATCGGGCTCGATCCCGAGCAGGATATCGTGCTCTTCGGACGCTCACTCGGAGTTGGCGTGGCGTCGGAGATGGCCACACGGCACCCCGTCAGATGCGTGATACTAGAATCCGGGTTTACTTCGGTCATGGGAATGGCAAAGGCAACACATCCCGACTGGCTCGTGTACGCACTCACTCCCCTAATGGACGCAAGGTACGACACCCTGTCCAAGATGGGCCTCATAAAATCGCCTGTAATGATAGTCCACGGGGAACAGGACGGAATCGTCCCATTTGGAATGGCCCATGAACTATACGAGGCTGCAAGCGAACCAAAGCGTCTGTACGCTGTTTGGGGAGCTATGCACAACGACGTCTACAAACGAGGCGGCAGAGCCTACTACCAGGCCTTGAATGAATTCATCGCAGGTCCGGCTCCCGAGTAGACTCTTTCACCTGGGACATCAGACTGGTCACTAACTGCTACCAACTGGTAGCATCCAGCCAGTTAGTACCTGCCCAGACCAGAAGTCGGAGGACCACCATGGATTTCGGATTCGGCGTTCCCAGCCGCGGCCCCTTAGCCTCTCTTGAGAACATAGTAGCTCTCGCCCAGAAGGGAGAGGATCTGGGCTTTGACATAATCACTGTCAGCGACCACATCGTCGTACCCAACGACATTGATTCGATCTACCCATACAGCGAGACTGGAGAGTTCACAAGCTCTCAGTCCGGCGAGTACATGGAGCAGCTCACGACTGTCGCATATCTCGCAGGATTGACCTCCAGGATCAAGCTACTGACCTCCGTGATGGTTCTGCCACATCGCAGTCCCGTACTCACGGCCAAGATGCTTGCGACAATCGACGTACTTTCCGAGGGCCGGCTGATAGTCGGCTGCGGAGTTGGGTGGATGGAGGAAGAGTTCGACGCTATTGGTGCACCTCCATACGCTGAGCGCGGGGCGGTGGGTAACGAGTACCTGAGAATCTTCAAGGAGCTCTGGACCAGTGACGATCCGTCATACGAAGGCGACTACGCAAGCTTCTCCAACATCGCATTCGCCCCTAAGCCCGTCCAGCAGCCACATCCCCCTCTCTGGATCGGCGGCGAGAGCCCGCCTGCGCTGCGTCGCGCCGGTCAGCTTGGGGATGCCTGGTACCCCATTTGCAGCAACCCGAATTTCCCTGTCGGCACCCTGGAGCAGTTCGCAGACTACAAGGCGCGAGTCCTCCGTAATGCCGAGCGGGCAGGGCGCGATCCCTTGGAACTGGACTTCGCCTATAGCGTCAACTGGTACGACGACACCCAGGAGCAGACCGCCGATGGCGAGCGCCGTATCTTGACTGGCTCCCCTACCCAGATCGCGGCCGACATTGATGCCCTGGAAGAACTCGGAGTCAATCACCTCATGCTCGGATTCCAGGGGGCCAATCTGGATGAGACATTTGATCAGCTCACCCGGTTCACAGACGACATCCGACCCCTAACTGCCAACAGCTAATTTCTGGAGGAGATATGAAAGCTGTCTACATGACCGAGCACGGGGACACTGATGTCCTCCAGTATGGCGACATGCCTGAGCCTGAGATCGGACCAAATGAAGTCAAGGTGCGAGTCCATGCCGCATCGCTTAACCGGCTCGATGTCTACACCAGAGCCGGGGTCCGGGGAACTCGCATTCGTAACTTCGACAGCCCACACATTCTCGGCGGCGATGCCGCCGGAGAAATTGCTGAAATTGGCAGCCAGGTACGAGGCAGAGAAATCGGGCAGAGGGTCCTGGTCAATCCTCGCATGACCTGCAATCAGTGCCGGTGGTGCTCCTCTGGAGAGGATGAGTTTTGCGAAAACTCCGGCATGCTGGGTTCGTCTCGCAGGGGAAGCTACGCCGAATATGTGGCCGTCCCTGCTACCAGTGCCGTGCCCATTCCCGACGGAATCTCCTTCAAGGAGGCAGCCACACTCCCCACTGTCTACCTGCCCTGCTGGTCCATACTCGTGCGTAGAGGCGCTCTGAAGTCGTGGGAGACTGCGCTAATTCTCTCAGCATCGGCGGGCGTAGGAACTGCCGGAATCCAGGTTGCGAAGAACGTGATTGGGGCCACGGTCGTCACTACCACCAGCACCGAAGAGAAGGCGGCCCAGGCGTCGGAATTGGGAGCCGATCACGTCATCAACTACTCGAATGAGGACATTGCCGAGCGTGTGCGTGAGATTACCGGAGGGCGTGGCGTCGACGTAGTTCTGGACCATGTGGGAGCAGAGTTCTGGCCCGCTGCAACCCGTTCACTGGCCATGGGTGGACGTTATGGCATCTGCGGTGTGACGACCGGATACCGAGCGGAGCTCCAAATGGGGGCGATGTTCACCCGATACCAGACGGTTTTCGGTGTGTTCATGGGACGCAAAGAAGACATGCGTCAGATCGTTCAGATGGCTGGCAGGGGGACGATACGCGGAATCATCCACCAGACATTCCCGCTGGAAGAGGCCGCCAGGGCTCACGAAGCTATGGAAGGCCTGAACTTCTTCGGCAAGCTCGTGCTGACTATGTGATGAGAGTAAAGGGTCCGGCCATCTGACCGCACCCTTTGTGTTTAACCTAGTCTACTGCGCCCTTCGGCCAGGGTGGCTGAGGGCTCTTGATCTCACCGATATACGTCCTGCCTCCGAACAACGACACGAAGCTATCGAAGACCTCCACTGCCTCGCCTTCAGGCGGAATGAACGTCTTCATGTAGGCGGTGTGTCCGTTCTCGAACAGGAACGTCGGCGTACCGAAGATGGCGTTCTCCTGCGTGGTGGCTTCCTCGTGGTCTGCCGCCACTGTTGCAAGCACGTCGGGATCGTCGAGGTCCTTCTTGAACTGCTCGACGTCAAGACCAGCATGCTCAGCCAAGGCGATCAGCGGCTCGTCCTCATTTAGCGGCATTCGGTCGCCTGCGTGCCTGGCAGTCAGCAGGGCGAGATGGAATTTATCAAAAGCCTCGGGGTTACCCTGCCTCTTGGCTGCCTCTCCAGCAACCGAGGCCAAGAGTGCCCGTGCTTCTCGAACATCCATCTGTTCCCAGACCTTCCAGTCTGCGTCATTCCTGCTGTTGATCTGCTCTAGCGAGAAGTGCCGCCAGTTGATCTGCAGATTGTCTCCGTACTCCTGCTTGACCTGATCCAGCCACACGGCTGCATTGTAGACCCACGGTCAAGCGTAGTCGTACCACACATCCACTTTGACTTGGTCTGTCATTTTCCGCCTCCAATTGTGCTTACCATCTGGACCGCCCCGCGAGGCACATCCTATTTGGCGGCATTGTATCACTCTTGTACTAAACGCGCAGTCCAGACCCGGATTCAGGCTTGCCGCGCCGCGAGCGGTTAGACGACAATGTCTCCTGGGCAGTTGCTCACGGGACAGCTCAGGAGGGACACCGCTTGATTAAGAACTTCTCAGTGCTCTATGTCGGAAACATCGACCTGGAGGACGTCGGAGCAGACGGCACTCCTGCCGACCAGCGACGCTATACGAACGACAGGCTAATGGAGAGCCTGGATACGGCCTCGCAGGTTGCAGGGTTGATGGACGACCTTGGATTTCACACCCTGTGGATGGCGGAACACCACTTTCAGCGCGAAGGCTACGAGTGTATCCCAAACATCATCCTGCTGGGCACACATCTCGCCTCGCGCACCAGGACGCTCAAATTCGGCTGCGCCTTCAACATCGTGCCGATGTGGCATCCGCTGAGGCTGGCTGAGGACTATGCGATGGCGGACATACTGACCGACGGGCGAATCGTATTCGGCGTTGGCCGCGGCTATCACAGCCGTGAGGTAGAGACTTTCGGGGCTCCTGTCATCGACAACGACGCAAACCGCGCCTACTTTGAAGAACAGATGGAAGTGCTGTTCAAGGCGTTCAACGAGGATTCATTCACGCATCAGGGTGAGCACTTCACTATCCCGCCAGAGGTCGAATATCGAGGCTACGATCTCAAGGACGTGACTCTGGTTCCTCGGCCAAAGCACCTGCCTGTCGAGATGTGGCAGCCGATAGTCAGCGGGCGGACTATCGATTTCATCGCCAGGAACAGAATCAATGGAGTCGTCGGACTAACCGGTGAGACCCTCGTAAAGGGCATCTTCGAGCAGTACCAGGACGCCAATGCTAGGCATGGCCGGGAACTCGAGCTTGGAGAGAATCTTGCTCTCGAGTTTGGCTTCTACATTGCCGATAATCAGGAAGAGGCAATGAACAAGCTCAGGCCCTATCACGACGAACGCTATAAGTGGTTCGCGCCATTCGGATTCGTTCGCTACGCGGACGAACACGGCAGGGTCTGGGGAACTCCAGGCGCTCCGGCTCGCACTCCGTTCATAGAAGATGGCGTGGAACAGAAGGCATGGATATGTGGCCCTCCAGAAGACTTCGTCGGCTTCCTACGGGACTTGGAGAACAAGTACCCCGGGCTGGAGCACGTCATCCTGCACTGGGCAGAGGGGATGCCACGCGCTGAGTTCATGGAACAGCTCCAACTGTTTGCCTCCGAAGTTATGCCCGCTTTCAGAAGTTAGGAATTCACCGGTTGGACTTGGAGCACAGACTGAATACCCAGTGGACTGACGCTGCTGAGGACTGGATCCAGCAAGACCAGTCCGTGCGCACAGGGATGCTGGACTCATGGATGCTGAAGGCACTGGGAGATTTATCCAACGCGCGCGTGGTTGACATAGGTTGCGGTGAGGGCCGCTTCTCACGGCTGCTGGCCGGACTCGGTGCGAGTGTAACCGGAGTCGACCTCACTGAACCGTTCATCGAAAGGGCCAGGAGCCTCGCCGTCGGCAATGACACCTACGTTCTAGGCGACGCTGAGAACCTAGAAGGCATTGCATCGAACAGCTACGATCTTGCTGTTCTATACATAGTTCTTGTTGATCTGTTGGACTATAAGGCGGCCATTGAGGCTGCAAACCGGGTACTCAAACCGGGGGGCAAACTCGTTATCTGCAACGTCCATCCCATGCGGACCTCAGTGCCTTACGGATGGATAATCCAGGGAGGACGTAAGCTCTTTTACGCCCTCGACAATTACACCGACGAGGGGCCTCGGGAATTCGACTGGTGGGGGAAGAACTTCATCAACATGCATCGTACATTGTCCAGCTACATGTCAGCTTTTCTGGAAGCTGGCTTCGTTCTGGAACAACTGGACGAACCAGTTCCCTCTGAGGAGCAACTCGCCGAGAATCCTGGTTTTGACGACGAGTACCGTGCTCCCAACTTCATCATTTACGTACTGAGAAAACCAGGAACCTAACCCATCAGATTGATAGTTATGGATAGGTTACGCACATTAGGAGTCTGAGCATTGAAGATAGGAGCGCACGTTTCAACTGCGGGAGGACTGCACACCGCTTTCGGTCGCGCCGATGAAATGGGTGCAGAGACCATTCAGATCTTCGCGTCCTCCCCAAGGGCATGGAAGTTTCGAGACCTCAAGCCGGAAGTCGTGCAGCAGTTCCACGAAGCCTCAGGCGAAACCGGGATTGCCCCAGTCTTTATCCACGGCAGCTATCTGGTCAACATAGCAGGCACGCCGGAATTAATTGAGAAGTCAGTAGAATGCCTGATCAGAAATATGGAG
It contains:
- a CDS encoding MFS transporter, giving the protein MARVVRRLNYAHVILAVGFAVLFFGTGTRYVFGLVLVPMTEELDLSRSTHSSALLVFMLVSAAAMPFIGRMIDRHSIKAVMAVGAVLSASAIALMGAVNSAWQLFAIYGLLYAVGFAATSVAPVSVLMSRWFPNNTGLASSAAITGNGTGQLVIIALLTSFLSDIGWRRAYFILGMANAAVVIPLVLLFVRSGQALTADRPDSGVADEGSSSIREVLKARDFWLVTIMYTVCGYIVAFAQDRGVGDFLSGNILAFMGLAALIGVLLSGGLADKHGACRPTLLCFALRIGLFGYIVFMQDAVSIAAVALVYGFTFTMTAPLTVVFAGNIFGRARLGSVSGLINMVHQVAGGLGALVGALIFDATGSYTGAFVLMFAFSVLAAVSTAMIRERPYTGSLRAVPAC
- a CDS encoding amidohydrolase family protein codes for the protein MVTDFHTHIVPPWLIHERQPWTNRDATFRELFSDPRARLATAEDLIAAMDEDGVDRSVVMGYGWTDIDLARRCNDYIAEAVRSHPTRLIGFGSVNPYWGVNAARELERCALLGLRGLGELHPDTQGFDLGDADTMRPILEVANEHSFAVTTHSSEPVGHQYQGKGRTTPDVLMRFIENARAYPNVKIVCAHWGGGLPFYALMPEVQVALRNVWFDTAASPFLYDASVYETVSALVGTEKVLLGSDYPLIRFGRLARQVEEAGFKVTDFSTPGPL
- a CDS encoding glucose 1-dehydrogenase: MRLENRVALITGAAHGVKGELMGFGGASAWLFAEEGAKVMLTDIDVESGERTVAQLRDAGHDVMFRRLDVTDESEWQEAIEATVSAYGSLNILVNNAGTGGRPTVEETTEEIWQGQMDVHGKGVFLGTKHAIPHMRAAGGGSIINISSIYGIVGSIGSTAYHAAKGASRIFTKSAAIQLARDGIRVNSVHPGFMLTPMTRPGAEEEGRLNFMLERIPMGRMGDAMEIARGILFLASDESSYMTGSELVIDGGMTAQ
- a CDS encoding ABC transporter ATP-binding protein, whose product is MQASPVVEVNELSFSYGTNQVLNGLSLSVKEGEIFGVLGANGSGKTTLMRIMVGLLSRDGGTLEVYGESPSPQQAGQVGYMPQLNALYQELSVRENVDFFARMYGMSDRGSRAQSVADAIELVGLTSQIGEPVLKLSGGMRQRVSLAITLVHRPSLLLLDEPTVGLDPDLRVMFWEHFRRMAESGTTIIISSHTMDDAAHCDRLAFLRDGRVIALDTPSALRAASGRPDDSLEDAFIHFLRMSDD
- a CDS encoding ABC transporter permease is translated as MSTDRVLAITERIIRQILRDRRSIGLLIIGPLIVMSLVGFSLYDQRTILDRVAPGLLAVFALFFTFILTGVGFLRERAQGTLERLQTTLVGSFDIMLGYMLGFLIFAIVQTIVIFTFTVFALRIDYSGSLWEIGVVLFLVVTVAVSLGIFISSFASNEFQVVQFIPIVLAPQIFLSGVIIPVDQMPQLFEWLSLVLPLTYAVEALREIMLRGTDLAALWGNLVALAVFSLALLAAAVATLRR
- a CDS encoding alpha/beta hydrolase; protein product: MRTKTLLRLALIVTVGAALGVLVRQMSILDRIMVYFPERAISATPAEVGLEYSDVYLTTSDGVRIHGWHVPGESRTTLLWLHGNAGNIGNRVDNIAVLNRFTGLSVMIIDYRGYGLSQGSPSERGLYLDAEAALEYLTSEIGLDPEQDIVLFGRSLGVGVASEMATRHPVRCVILESGFTSVMGMAKATHPDWLVYALTPLMDARYDTLSKMGLIKSPVMIVHGEQDGIVPFGMAHELYEAASEPKRLYAVWGAMHNDVYKRGGRAYYQALNEFIAGPAPE
- a CDS encoding LLM class F420-dependent oxidoreductase encodes the protein MDFGFGVPSRGPLASLENIVALAQKGEDLGFDIITVSDHIVVPNDIDSIYPYSETGEFTSSQSGEYMEQLTTVAYLAGLTSRIKLLTSVMVLPHRSPVLTAKMLATIDVLSEGRLIVGCGVGWMEEEFDAIGAPPYAERGAVGNEYLRIFKELWTSDDPSYEGDYASFSNIAFAPKPVQQPHPPLWIGGESPPALRRAGQLGDAWYPICSNPNFPVGTLEQFADYKARVLRNAERAGRDPLELDFAYSVNWYDDTQEQTADGERRILTGSPTQIAADIDALEELGVNHLMLGFQGANLDETFDQLTRFTDDIRPLTANS
- a CDS encoding zinc-binding dehydrogenase; the encoded protein is MKAVYMTEHGDTDVLQYGDMPEPEIGPNEVKVRVHAASLNRLDVYTRAGVRGTRIRNFDSPHILGGDAAGEIAEIGSQVRGREIGQRVLVNPRMTCNQCRWCSSGEDEFCENSGMLGSSRRGSYAEYVAVPATSAVPIPDGISFKEAATLPTVYLPCWSILVRRGALKSWETALILSASAGVGTAGIQVAKNVIGATVVTTTSTEEKAAQASELGADHVINYSNEDIAERVREITGGRGVDVVLDHVGAEFWPAATRSLAMGGRYGICGVTTGYRAELQMGAMFTRYQTVFGVFMGRKEDMRQIVQMAGRGTIRGIIHQTFPLEEAARAHEAMEGLNFFGKLVLTM
- a CDS encoding DsbA family protein, which produces MWLDQVKQEYGDNLQINWRHFSLEQINSRNDADWKVWEQMDVREARALLASVAGEAAKRQGNPEAFDKFHLALLTARHAGDRMPLNEDEPLIALAEHAGLDVEQFKKDLDDPDVLATVAADHEEATTQENAIFGTPTFLFENGHTAYMKTFIPPEGEAVEVFDSFVSLFGGRTYIGEIKSPQPPWPKGAVD
- a CDS encoding LLM class flavin-dependent oxidoreductase, translated to MIKNFSVLYVGNIDLEDVGADGTPADQRRYTNDRLMESLDTASQVAGLMDDLGFHTLWMAEHHFQREGYECIPNIILLGTHLASRTRTLKFGCAFNIVPMWHPLRLAEDYAMADILTDGRIVFGVGRGYHSREVETFGAPVIDNDANRAYFEEQMEVLFKAFNEDSFTHQGEHFTIPPEVEYRGYDLKDVTLVPRPKHLPVEMWQPIVSGRTIDFIARNRINGVVGLTGETLVKGIFEQYQDANARHGRELELGENLALEFGFYIADNQEEAMNKLRPYHDERYKWFAPFGFVRYADEHGRVWGTPGAPARTPFIEDGVEQKAWICGPPEDFVGFLRDLENKYPGLEHVILHWAEGMPRAEFMEQLQLFASEVMPAFRS
- a CDS encoding class I SAM-dependent methyltransferase, coding for MEHRLNTQWTDAAEDWIQQDQSVRTGMLDSWMLKALGDLSNARVVDIGCGEGRFSRLLAGLGASVTGVDLTEPFIERARSLAVGNDTYVLGDAENLEGIASNSYDLAVLYIVLVDLLDYKAAIEAANRVLKPGGKLVICNVHPMRTSVPYGWIIQGGRKLFYALDNYTDEGPREFDWWGKNFINMHRTLSSYMSAFLEAGFVLEQLDEPVPSEEQLAENPGFDDEYRAPNFIIYVLRKPGT